A portion of the Oryzias melastigma strain HK-1 linkage group LG1, ASM292280v2, whole genome shotgun sequence genome contains these proteins:
- the irf2bp2b gene encoding interferon regulatory factor 2-binding protein 2-B, translated as MSSAAVAASRRQSCYLCDLPRMQWAMIWDFTEPVCRGCVNYEGADRIEIVIESARHLKRAHGFQDGRSPGPGKPQYAGKDMNHSDGGSRPPQPLDRYPLSDRPPRLGPEYQAGRQANGLPMLNGIPKPDDPPELNRQSPNPRRTSAVPPSLVPLVNGAMPAGVHPLNGRPGPISLSAAVAVAGPGDHGKRLEELKDKHRADSLAEMSDSQKDWFKAKTVKDYMALHAYEGRLKKDHAAMQRQMVFEAGASSSKTDRVKHARPVKRKASPEPEGEGSAPKVNGGGGEGQSWLPSSSEVMKMPPSSLPGFPAAPPSTMSPHSRTTPPEAAPAQNGQSPMAALIQATDNAGSTGSPKDGNQVHSTTTGARRNSGSPLSPSSASQRRLTQREGPTSTNTSAPHGANLMDPHAPPLQNILDSVPPVPLCCTLCHERLEDTHFVQCPSVPSHKFCFPCSRESIKQQGATGEVYCPSGERCPLVGSNVPWAFMQGEIATILAGDIKVKKERDP; from the exons ATGTCCTCTGCGGCAGTCGCTGCCTCCAGACGGCAGTCCTGCTATTTGTGCGATTTACCCCGCATGCAGTGGGCGATGATCTGGGATTTTACCGAGCCGGTTTGCCGTGGATGTGTCAACTATGAGGGCGCCGACCGGATTGAGATTGTTATTGAGAGTGCCCGTCATCTGAAGAGGGCTCACGGCTTCCAGGACGGCCGCTCTCCGGGACCGGGGAAGCCCCAGTACGCCGGTAAGGACATGAACCATTCGGACGGAGGTTCCCGTCCGCCGCAGCCTCTGGACCGTTACCCGCTGTCGGACCGGCCGCCCCGGTTGGGGCCGGAATACCAAGCGGGCAGGCAGGCGAACGGACTCCCCATGCTGAACGGAATTCCAAAACCCGACGACCCCCCGGAGCTCAACCGCCAAAGCCCCAACCCTCGCAGGACTAGTGCCGTTCCACCCAGCCTGGTTCCTCTGGTGAACGGCGCCATGCCCGCCGGCGTGCACCCCCTCAACGGTCGCCCGGGCCCCATCAGCCTGTCCGCGGCCGTGGCTGTTGCCGGGCCTGGGGACCACGGCAAGCGCCTGGAGGAGCTGAAAGACAAGCACCGGGCGGACAGCCTGGCGGAGATGTCCGACAGCCAGAAGGACTGGTTCAAAGCCAAGACGGTGAAGGACTACATGGCGCTGCACGCGTACGAGGGCCGGCTGAAGAAGGACCACGCAGCCATGCAGCGGCAGATGGTGTTCGAGGCGGGAGCCTCTTCCTCCAAAACGG ACAGGGTGAAGCACGCTCGCCCTGTAAAGAGGAAGGCCTCCCCCGAGCCAGAGGGGGAGGGCAGTGCCCCCAAGGTGaacggcggcggcggcgaggGGCAGTCGTGGCTTCCCTCGTCCTCCGAGGTCATGAAGATGCCCCCGTCTTCTCTCCCGGGTTTCCCGGCCGCCCCCCCTTCCACCATGTCCCCCCACTCCCGCACCACCCCGCCAGAAGCCGCCCCGGCACAGAACGGCCAGTCCCCCATGGCCGCCCTCATCCAGGCCACCGACAACGCAGGAAGCACGGGTTCACCCAAAGACGGCAACCAGGTCCACTCCACCACGACGGGCGCCAGGCGGAACAGCGGCAGCCCCCTGTCGCCATCCTCCGCCTCTCAGAGAAGGTTAACCCAGAGGGAGGGGCCCACTAGCACCAACACATCTGCTCCACACGGAGCCAACCTCATGGACCCCCATGCGCCGCCGCTGCAGAACATTCTGGACTCCGTTCCGCCGGTGCCGCTGTGCTGCACCCTGTGCCACGAGCGGCTGGAGGACACGCACTTCGTTCAGTGCCCGTCCGTGCCCTCCCATAAGTTTTGTTTCCCCTGCTCCAGGGAGAGCATCAAGCAGCAGGGGGCTACTGGGGAGGTGTACTGCCCCAGTGGGGAGCGCTGTCCGCTGGTCGGTTCCAATGTGCCCTGGGCCTTCATGCAGGGGGAAATAGCTACCATCCTGGCCGGGGACATAAAGGTAAAAAAGGAGAGGGACCCTTGA